The genomic segment GGACGTGTGGTGGTTCCGGTTGCCCCGTCATGCCGACGACCGCAGCGGGCTTGCCGGCACGTTCGTGGCCGGGCACGGGATCATCATGATCGACCGCGGCGACTACTACCAGATCGCCTACATCATTCCCAAGGGCGCCGACGCCGACCTACGACGCCAGGGCATCGAAGCGTTACACCGGGTGCTGGTGGATCTGGTGCCCTGGCTGGCCGACCGAGTCGGCACGCTGACGTCGTTCGATGACGTGAAACTGCTTGACGTGCAACTCAATCGGCTCCGCCGGTGGTACACCGACGGCGCCCTGTGCATCGGCGACGCCGCACATGCGATGTCACCGGTCGGCGGCGTCGGGATCAACCTCGCCGTCGCCGACGCCGTCGCCACCGCGCGCCTGCTGGCCGATCCGCTGCGAGCCGGCCGGGTTTCCACCCTGGAGCTGTTACGGGTGCAGGTGCGCCGCTGGGTACCTACGGCGATCATCCAGGCGGTGCAACGGACGATCCACGCCCAAGTGGTCGCCGACGTGGTGGCCGGCAGCACTGCCGAAGCCCCCCGGGGCGTGCGACTGGCCGGCCGGCTGCCGTCGTTGCGGCGATTCGTTGCCTACCTCGTGGCGATCGGTCCACTGCCCGAGCACGCACCGAAATTTGCCCGGCCGAACGGGTAATCCGCCGACCGTGGCTGCACCGCGGCCGCCGGACAAAAAATGGACGGCAAGCGGTTCGACAGATGATGATGTCGAGATGGTCATGCACGCCGAACCCGCCGACCAGCCCGCCAACGGGGAGCCCGAGCAGGCGTTGGGGTCCGCGCGCCAATCAGCGCTGGCCTCGCCGCTCGACTTCAGCGCCTCGGCCCCGTTCACCTCCAGCAGCGCGCTGCGCAACCCATTTCCGCCGATCGCCGACTACGCCTTCTTGTCCGACTGGGAAACGACGTGCCTGATCTCCCCCGCCGGTTCGGTCGAGTGGCTGTGCGTGCCCCGGCCGGACTCGCCGAGCGTGTTCGGCGCGATCCTGGACCGCAGCGCCGGCCATTTCCGGCTCGGCCCGTACGGCGTCTCGGTGCCCTCGGCCCGCCGGTACCTGCCCGGCAGCCTGATCATGGAGACCACGTGGCAGACCCATACCGGCTGGCTGATCGTGCGCGACGCGCTGGTGATGGGTCCCTGGCACGACATCGAGCGCCGGTCGAAGACCCACCGCCGTACGCCGATGGACTGGGATGCCGAGCACATCCTGCTGCGCACGGTGCGCTGCGTCAGCGGCACCGTCGAGTTAGTGATGAGCTGCGAACCGGCGTTCGACTACCACCGCATCGGCCCCGCGTGGGAGTACTCCGCCCACGCCTACGGCGAGGCGCTCGCTCGCGCCAGCAAGCAACCCGACGACCATCCGCAGCTGCGCCTGACCAGCAACCTGAACATCGGGCTGGAGGGCCGCGAAGCGCGGGCACGCACCCGAATGAAGGAGGGTGACGACGTGTTCGTCGCCCTCAGCTGGACCAAGCACCCGGCGCCGCAGACATTCGAAGAAGCCGCCGACAAAATGTGGCAGACCACCGAGTGCTGGCGGCAGTGGATCAACATCGGCAACTTCCCCGACCATCCGTGGCGGGCCTATCTGCAGCGCAGCGCGCTCACTCTGAAGGGCTTGACCTACTCCCCCACCGGCGCGCTGCTGGCCGCCAGCACCACTTCGCTGCCGGAGACCCCGCAGGGTGAGCGCAACTGGGACTACCGCTACGCGTGGATCCGCGACTCGACCTTCGCGTTGTGGGGCCTGTACACGCTGGGCCTGGATCGTGAGGCCGACGACTTCTTCGCGTTCATCGCCGACGTGTCCGGCGCCAACAACAACGAGCGTCATCCGCTGCAGGTGATGTACGGAGTCGGTGGCGAGCGCAGCCTGGTCGAAGAGGAACTGAACCATCTTTCGGGTTACGACCACGCGCGGCCGGTGCGGATCGGCAACGGCGCCTATGACCAGATCCAGCACGACATTTGGGGCTCGATACTGGATTCGTTCTATCTGCACGCCAAGTCACGCGAACAGGTTCCCGAGACGTTGTGGCCGGTGCTCAAGAAGCAGGTGGAAGAGGCGATCGCGCACTGGCGCGAGCCCGATCGCGGCATCTGGGAAGTGCGCGGGGAGCCGCAGCACTTCACGTCGTCGAAGGTCATGTGCTGGGTGGCACTCGACCGCGGATCCAAACTGGCCGAGCGGCAGGGCGAGAAGAGCTATGCCCAGCAGTGGCGGGTCATCGCCGAGGAGATCAAGGCCGACATTCTCAAGAACGGCGTGGACTCCCGCGGTGTGTTCACCCAGCGCTACGGCAGTGACGCGCTGGATGCCTCGCTGCTGCTGGTGGTGCTGACGCGATTCCTGCCGCCCGATGACCCGCGGGTACGCAACACGGTGCTGGCCATCGCCAACGAACTCACCGAGGAAGGCCTGGTGCTGCGCTACCGGGTCGAGCAGACCGACGACGGGCTGTCCGGAGAGGAAGGCACGTTCACGATTTGCTCGTTCTGGCTGGTGTCCGCACTGGTCGAGATCGGCGAGGTGGCCAGGGCCAAGCGGTTGTGCGAGCGGCTGCTGTCCTACGCCAGTTCGCTGCATCTCTACGCCGAGGAGATCGAACCGCGCACCGGCCGGCACCTGGGCAACTTCCCACAAGCGTTCACCCATCTGGCGCTGATCAACGCGGTCGTACACGTGATTCGCGCCGAGGAGGAGTCCGACGGCTCCGGGATGTTCCAGCCCGCCAACGCGCCCATGTAGCGAAAGTCATTACTCAGCAAGGTAATACACTCGACACGATGGGCGGGCGATGAGCGCGGCGATAAAGACGGTGGCCCTGGCGTGCGCGACGATCGCGTGGCTGACCGGGTGTGGCGCTGATAGTGGCGACTCGACCGCGACGTCCAGCTCGGCGACAACCAGCAAGCCGCACTCCAACTGGACGCGTCCGGCCGCACCGCCCGACCCGCAGACGTTACTGCACGCGGGATCGGTTGCGGTGGCGGCGGTTCCGAATGGCACGCTGACGTTGATCAGATCCCAAGAGACCGGATCGTGGCGGGTCTTGGTGGCCACGAACGACGGAACGAACCAATCGATGGATGTGTCCGACGACGGCGTCACCCTGATGGTCGGTCCGACGCCGGCGAACCAGAGCGACTCCGACAAAGCCCAAACCCGCGCTCGGGTGCAGGCCGCGAAGATGGATTACCGTGCCGCGGCGGAAAAAATTCTGGCAACCATCGCGGGCGCCTCGATCAGCGAGCTGAGCCTGGGCGACAGCAACGGCACCACCGCGTGGCAAGCCGTGGCCTGGGACAGCTACATCGTCGAGCACCGGGTCACGATCGACGCGGTGTCCGGCGTCGTGATCGCCAATAAACAGGTGTAGAACGGCCTCGAGGGCTTGCGTTCTCGGTGAGCACTCGAAACAGTTGCCACGACAACGAGATCCGCGTCAGGTTAACCGGCTTCTGACATGGAAGAGGGCGAGGTCGACGCCCTGCTTCTTCGCAAGATCACCCTCGAGTTGGAGTCTGGACGAGACCTGTTCCAGCTCGTCGAGTAATCCTTCGACTTTGCCGCGTTGAGTGCGTTCGGTGCGGGTGGTGCCTCCGAGGAGTGTGGTGAGGGAACGCCAGCCCCGCTCCGTGGTGACCACTGTCACAATGTAGGCGGCGATCCCGATCAGAATCCCGTACCTCATCGTTGCGCTTCCCGAGCTTCTTGCGCTTCTCGTTTGAGCCGCAGATAGCGGTGCAGCAGAGTATGCGATGCGTCGAGGCTTTTCCACGCCTCGTAAAGATGCTCACTTTCAGGGTGCCTTCCGGCCAGGTCTCGAGCTTGCTTGGCGGCCGGTGTCACCTTGTCCAGCAGGCAACGAACCTCAACCTCAACCTCAACATCAGTCATGCTGTCCCCCAGGATGTGGTCGATACTTCCTCAACTCGCACCCATATACCCAAGAGGCGGCAGGAAAACTCCCGGCCAGCCGGGAGTTCACCGATCTCGAACGACATGTGGTCGCCACAGCGAACCCCTTGAGCAAATCCCCGGCCGTCGGCGACCTTCTCGAACGCCGATGACGCGGGGCGCGTAGAGCGGGAACGGCCCGCCTGAGCGACGGTCTAGATACTCGGTGAGCGTCAGCTGGCGACGACGGATGACGCCCGTGACATCTCGGTGTCGATCACCTTAATTTCTGCTGGGCGTTGACATGGCTGATCGCCGAAGTACACCCGGTGGTCAGCAAGACAGCTGTCAGCGGCGCCACGATGCACCACCGGCTGCTCATTTCTTGGCTTTGTCCCCCGCGGCGTCGGTGGACAGCGCCGCCACAAACGCCTCCTGCGGGACATCCACGCGCCCAATGGTTTTCATCCGCTTCTTGCCTTCCTTCTGCTTTTCCAGAAGTTTGCGCTTGCGGGTGATGTCTCCCCCATAGCACTTGGAGAGCACGTCTTTGCGAATCGCGCGGATGTTCTCGCGCGCAATGATTTTCGATCCGATGGCGGCCTGCACCGGCACCTCGAACTGCTGGCGCGGAATCAGCTCTTTGAGCTTGGTGGTCATCTTGTTTCCATAAGCGAACGCCGAATCCTTGTGCACGATCGCGGAAAACGCGTCTACCGCCTCGCCTTGCAGCAAGATGTCGACCTTGACCAACGACGCCTCCTGCTCACCGGCCTCTTCGTAATCCAGGCTGGCGTAGCCGCGGGTGCGCGACTTTAGCGAGTCGAAGAAGTCGAAGATGATCTCGCCCAACGGCATCGTGTAACGCAGTTCGACGCGCTCCGGTGACAGGTAGTCCATGCCGCCCAGCTCCCCGCGGCGCGACTGGCAGAGCTCCATGATGGTGCCGATGAACTCGCTGGGCGCGATGACGGTGGTCTTGACCACCGGCTCGTACACCTCGCGGACCTTTCCTTCGGGCCAGTCCGACGGGTTGGTCACCACGATCTCGCTGTCATCCTCTTTGATCACCCGGTACACGACGTTGGGCGACGTCGAGATGAGATCCAAATCGAACTCGCGCTCCAAGCGTTCGCGGGTGATCTCCATGTGCAGCAAACCCAAAAAGCCACAACGGAATCCGAAGCCCAGTGCCACCGACGTCTCCGGTTCGTAGGTCAGGGCGGCGTCGTTGAGTTGCAGCTTCTCCAGGGCATCGCGCAGATCCGGGTAATCCGACCCGTCCACCGGGTACAGCCCCGAGTAGACCATTGGCTTGGGTTCGCGATACCCGGTGAGCGCTTCTTTGGCGCCGTGGCGGGCCGTCGTCACGGTGTCACCGACCTTCGACTGGCGAACGTCCTTGACGCCGGTGATCAGGTAGCCCACCTCCCCGACCCCCAGGCCCGCGCTGGGCTTGGGTTCGGGCGAGACGATGCCGACCTCGAGCAGCTCGTGGGTGGCACCGGTGGACATCATCGCGATGCGCTCGCGGGGCGTGATCTTGCCGTCCACCACGCGGACGTAGGTGACCACGCCGCGGTAAATGTCGTAGACGGAGTCGAAGATCATCGCGCGCAGCGGCGCGTCGGCGTCACCCTGCGGCGGCGGCACCTCGCGCACCAGGTGGTCGAGCAAGTCGGCCACGCCCTCGCCGGTCTTGCCGGAGACCCGCAGTACGTCGCCGGGTTCGCAGCCGATGATGTGTGCGATCTCGCCGGCATAGCGGTCCGGGTCGGCGGCCGGGAGGTCGATCTTGTTGAGCACCGGGATGATGTGCAGGTCGCGGTCCAGCGCCAGGTAGAGGTTTGCCAGGGTCTGGGCCTCGATGCCCTGTGCCGCGTCGACCAACAGCACCGCGCCCTCGCACGCCTCCAGCGCGCGGGACACCTCGTAGGTGAAGTCGACGTGGCCCGGGGTGTCGATCAGGTGCAGGACGTAGTCGGTGCCGTCGAGCTTCCAGGGCAGCCGGACGTTCTGCGCCTTGATGGTGATGCCGCGTTCCCGCTCGATGTCCATCCGGTCCAGGTACTGCGCACGCATGGACCGCTCGTCGACGACGCCGGTGAGCTGAAGCATCCGGTCGGCCAGGGTGGACTTGCCATGGTCGATGTGAGCGATGATGCAGAAGTTCCTGATCTGCGCCGGCGCGGTGAAGGTCTGGTCGGCGAAACTGCTGATGGGGATCTCCTGGCGGGTGCTGTTGATGCTGGTTGACCGGCGGTTCGCGGGTACGTCCAGGGTATCTATGCGAGCTGGTCGGGACACACTCGGACACAGTCGCACCCGTCCCCGACGACTATGCTGCGACTATGGCGTCCAGCCGGAAATCGCAGTGGAAGACCTTCCAGCGGTTTGCCCAGAACGTCGTCGTCTACGGGGTTCCGCGATTCATCCAGCAGGTTCAGACCGCGCACGCGGTCTACCGCGAGATAGAGCAAGTCGTCAAAACCACCGCGAACGCGCGGGCCTCCAGCGGCGACTCGCAGGCGACGTCGATCACCGCGGGCCGGCCGGTGACCAGCGACAGCT from the Mycobacterium lentiflavum genome contains:
- the lepA gene encoding translation elongation factor 4, coding for MDTLDVPANRRSTSINSTRQEIPISSFADQTFTAPAQIRNFCIIAHIDHGKSTLADRMLQLTGVVDERSMRAQYLDRMDIERERGITIKAQNVRLPWKLDGTDYVLHLIDTPGHVDFTYEVSRALEACEGAVLLVDAAQGIEAQTLANLYLALDRDLHIIPVLNKIDLPAADPDRYAGEIAHIIGCEPGDVLRVSGKTGEGVADLLDHLVREVPPPQGDADAPLRAMIFDSVYDIYRGVVTYVRVVDGKITPRERIAMMSTGATHELLEVGIVSPEPKPSAGLGVGEVGYLITGVKDVRQSKVGDTVTTARHGAKEALTGYREPKPMVYSGLYPVDGSDYPDLRDALEKLQLNDAALTYEPETSVALGFGFRCGFLGLLHMEITRERLEREFDLDLISTSPNVVYRVIKEDDSEIVVTNPSDWPEGKVREVYEPVVKTTVIAPSEFIGTIMELCQSRRGELGGMDYLSPERVELRYTMPLGEIIFDFFDSLKSRTRGYASLDYEEAGEQEASLVKVDILLQGEAVDAFSAIVHKDSAFAYGNKMTTKLKELIPRQQFEVPVQAAIGSKIIARENIRAIRKDVLSKCYGGDITRKRKLLEKQKEGKKRMKTIGRVDVPQEAFVAALSTDAAGDKAKK
- a CDS encoding FAD-dependent oxidoreductase, with amino-acid sequence MWQDRRVPVASEKTTCVIAGGGPAGMVLGLLLARAGVRVTVMEKHADFLRDFRGDTVHASTLRLLDELGLGSRFTQLPHRLIDTIHLQMQDQPLNLDLSRLPGAHQHIALVPQWDFLEMLATAAEAEPTFRLLRSTEVTGVVRDGNRVTGVTYRDSNGDSKQMRAVLTVACDGRGSTVRSALGFQPRRFGAPMDVWWFRLPRHADDRSGLAGTFVAGHGIIMIDRGDYYQIAYIIPKGADADLRRQGIEALHRVLVDLVPWLADRVGTLTSFDDVKLLDVQLNRLRRWYTDGALCIGDAAHAMSPVGGVGINLAVADAVATARLLADPLRAGRVSTLELLRVQVRRWVPTAIIQAVQRTIHAQVVADVVAGSTAEAPRGVRLAGRLPSLRRFVAYLVAIGPLPEHAPKFARPNG